In the genome of Taurinivorans muris, one region contains:
- a CDS encoding S41 family peptidase: MRKYIRLTICFSVVMAAFLAGGTYMKAVSADVDYDSLRRFSQVLDIVEQYYVEEVKQPELIDGALKGMLQGLDPHSAMMDKDEFKQMQETNVGKFSGIGVEITTLNGIVTVVTPIEDTPAYKAGILAGDQILSIDGKFTDQMTLSEAATLMRGKKGTELTLLILHKNSNSPVTVKLKRDDIPYHTVKVKELENGYFWVRLTRFSENTFSDLRKEIDEAMKKSELKGIVLDMRNNPGGLVESAINIADMFLEEGVIMSMKGRDGNEELEYKAQKQKDDIKAPLVVLVNAGSASASEIVAGALCDQERALIVGEKTFGKGSVQNVIPLPDGTGLKLTVALYYTPSGKSIQAEGIVPDFEVLWESPRKAEDNFSVREKDLTRHLESDRAKKNAQSVQNIESKELLENDNQLRVALQLVKSLPTIQKIK; the protein is encoded by the coding sequence ATGCGTAAATATATTCGATTGACAATTTGTTTTTCTGTTGTAATGGCTGCGTTTTTGGCAGGCGGAACATATATGAAGGCCGTCAGTGCCGATGTTGATTATGATTCTTTGCGTAGATTCAGTCAGGTTCTTGATATAGTCGAACAATATTATGTTGAGGAAGTCAAGCAGCCGGAATTGATCGACGGTGCTTTGAAAGGCATGCTGCAAGGTTTGGATCCTCATTCCGCAATGATGGATAAAGATGAATTCAAGCAGATGCAGGAAACGAATGTCGGCAAATTCAGCGGTATTGGCGTTGAAATCACCACCTTGAACGGTATTGTGACCGTTGTTACTCCGATCGAAGACACTCCTGCGTATAAAGCGGGTATTCTGGCAGGCGATCAAATTCTTTCCATTGACGGAAAATTCACCGACCAAATGACCTTGTCAGAGGCGGCAACCCTCATGCGCGGCAAAAAGGGCACGGAGCTCACCCTGCTTATTTTGCATAAAAATTCAAATTCCCCTGTGACCGTGAAACTGAAACGTGACGATATTCCGTATCATACCGTGAAAGTCAAGGAATTGGAAAATGGATATTTTTGGGTGCGGCTGACGCGTTTCAGTGAAAATACGTTTTCTGATTTGAGAAAAGAAATCGATGAGGCGATGAAAAAATCGGAGTTGAAAGGCATTGTCCTTGATATGCGCAACAACCCCGGAGGATTGGTCGAATCAGCAATCAATATTGCCGATATGTTCCTTGAAGAAGGCGTGATCATGTCCATGAAAGGGCGTGACGGCAATGAAGAGCTGGAATATAAGGCGCAAAAACAAAAAGACGATATAAAAGCCCCTTTGGTTGTTTTAGTGAATGCGGGGTCTGCTTCTGCTTCCGAAATCGTGGCGGGTGCGCTTTGCGATCAGGAACGCGCCTTGATTGTCGGAGAAAAAACTTTCGGCAAAGGCTCCGTGCAGAATGTCATTCCTTTGCCTGACGGAACGGGCTTGAAATTAACGGTTGCCCTCTATTACACTCCTTCCGGAAAATCCATTCAAGCCGAAGGCATTGTTCCCGATTTTGAAGTGCTTTGGGAAAGTCCCCGTAAAGCCGAAGATAATTTTTCCGTCCGTGAAAAAGATTTAACAAGACATCTTGAATCTGACAGAGCTAAGAAAAATGCTCAGTCTGTTCAAAATATCGAGAGCAAAGAACTTTTGGAAAACGACAATCAGCTGAGGGTCGCTTTGCAGCTGGTCAAATCTTTGCCAACCATTCAAAAAATTAAATAA
- a CDS encoding divergent polysaccharide deacetylase family protein translates to MKRHVLAALNKNKPIFAGMKRIFAGFLFFVLCMAVYLGISALLSHFLYTTNSGVFHEEYRETKTENGQNLLAHKSSYNAADINFSAYIADRDPYWELEKSICRNYRYDKELLAHIGKIHEAVDGFLKKEIPAQSLIYADKGIHFTQKNEAYPFIVYQLVHEETPEYMYYIDDENIAFFGKLKDFLKNQNLSCSVTFEKSFYYIQYQGKITHVIRLKELQERISVFSLLSGSRSFITLILDDAGENLSLAKECMDLPFPVIFSIWPKSTYAVSIAVLAHEKGLPVYLHQPMEALPRGGMKVDIGKQGLYTDMSFEEIRDILYENIVSLPYAQGLNNHMGSKFTLNETAIIKFYKAVQEIKPYFSVLDSLTVPQSKLYRIGKENEFLVAKRDFFIDNDMNTANILQELNRAYELSKRNKRIVIIGHVRRSTVEALKKWQAYKDQNIVFSLPSTF, encoded by the coding sequence ATGAAACGGCACGTATTGGCAGCACTGAATAAAAATAAACCGATTTTCGCGGGAATGAAACGCATTTTTGCGGGATTTTTGTTTTTTGTTTTGTGCATGGCTGTTTATTTGGGTATTTCCGCGCTGCTTTCGCATTTTCTGTATACCACCAATTCAGGTGTTTTTCACGAAGAATACCGGGAAACAAAAACGGAAAACGGGCAAAACTTGTTGGCGCATAAGAGTTCTTATAACGCGGCGGACATAAATTTTTCCGCATACATTGCTGACCGTGACCCTTATTGGGAACTGGAGAAAAGTATTTGCCGGAATTATCGATATGATAAGGAATTGCTCGCGCATATCGGGAAAATCCATGAAGCGGTTGACGGTTTTCTGAAGAAGGAAATTCCAGCTCAATCCTTGATTTATGCCGATAAGGGAATACATTTCACACAAAAAAACGAGGCGTACCCTTTTATCGTTTATCAGCTGGTGCATGAGGAAACCCCGGAGTACATGTATTATATTGATGATGAGAACATCGCTTTTTTTGGAAAACTCAAAGATTTTTTAAAAAATCAGAATTTGTCTTGTTCCGTAACTTTTGAAAAAAGTTTTTATTATATACAATATCAAGGAAAAATTACGCATGTTATTCGATTAAAGGAATTGCAGGAACGCATTTCCGTTTTTAGCCTGCTGTCAGGCAGCCGGTCTTTCATCACGCTCATCTTGGATGATGCGGGAGAAAATCTTTCTTTGGCGAAAGAGTGTATGGATTTGCCTTTTCCCGTTATTTTTTCCATTTGGCCGAAATCGACTTATGCGGTGTCTATTGCTGTTTTAGCCCATGAAAAAGGCTTGCCTGTTTATTTGCATCAGCCCATGGAAGCGCTGCCCCGCGGCGGGATGAAAGTCGATATAGGAAAGCAGGGCTTGTATACGGATATGAGTTTTGAAGAGATCCGTGATATTTTGTATGAAAATATTGTTTCATTGCCCTATGCGCAGGGTTTGAATAATCACATGGGGTCGAAATTCACGCTGAACGAAACGGCTATTATAAAATTTTATAAAGCCGTTCAGGAAATAAAACCGTATTTTTCGGTGCTTGACAGTTTGACTGTTCCGCAGTCGAAGTTATACCGGATTGGTAAAGAGAATGAATTTTTAGTGGCAAAACGTGATTTTTTCATAGACAACGATATGAATACGGCAAACATTTTGCAAGAATTGAACCGTGCTTATGAACTTTCAAAAAGAAATAAACGTATTGTCATTATCGGACATGTGAGAAGATCTACTGTTGAGGCATTAAAAAAATGGCAGGCGTATAAGGATCAAAACATAGTTTTTTCTTTGCCGTCAACATTTTAG